TAGGAACAAAGACTAGGTATTTTTCAGATCAAGAAGAAGTAAAAAAATGCTTACAAAATTTTTAAAAATATGTTAATATAATTCGTAAATAAATAAAGGGGGAATCTGAAAATTGAAAAAAATCTTTAAAATTTTATTGGGAGTCTTAACTATTTTCACACTATTCGCTTGTGGAAAACAAAATTCTAATGTTGTAAACATTTATACATGGACATATTTTATTCCAGAAGAAATTATAGAAAATTTCGAAAAAGAAACAGGAATAAAAGTTAATATTAGTTATTATGATAATAATGACACTTTACTTACTAAACTATTTACAGGAAGTACACAATATGATATTATTTCACCCTCAACAGATTATGTAGATATTTTAGTGAAAAAAGGACTTTTAGAAAAGCTTGATAAAAATAAATTGGGAAAAACTTTTGAGAATTTAGATACAGATAGATTAAAATTATATGAATTTGCAAAAGGTTATGATGAAGGTTTAAATTATTCAATACCATATGGATATTTTGCAACAGGAATTAATGTAAATACTAAGGTATTAGGTAAAGATTTTCCACATGATTTAAGCATATTTTTAAATGAAAAATATAAGGGTTCAATGACTATGTTAGACGATGGTCGTGAAGTTATAGGAATGGTATTACAAAATTTAGGCTATCCATCAAATTCTAAAGATGATAAACAATTAAATGAAGTAAAAGATTTATTGATTAAATATAAGAAAAATTTAGCAAAATTTGATAGTACAACCTTTGGAAAGGGTCTAGCATCAGGCGAATTTGTTGTTTGTCATGGTTATCCAGATGTGTTTTATGAAACAAGTGAAGAAGAACAAAAAAACTTTGTCTATTTCTTACCTAAGGGTGCAATGATGTACATAGATAGTATGTCAATATTAAAGAAGGCACCTAATAAGGATAATGCATATAAGTTCTTGGAATATTTATATAGACCAGAAAATTATGTTAAGGTAGCAGAAAGATTTAGACAAATACCTGTTATTAAAGGAGTTGAGCAAAAAGCTAAAATTAAGCCAATAATAACAGCAGAAGAAGTTGTAAAGAATGCTAAATTACCAATGAGTTTGGATGAAGAAGCTAAGGAAAAACAAGATAGAATATGGAATGAAGTTAAATTAGCAAAATAGAAAAAGAAACAAATATCTCAATTGAGGTGTTTGTTTTTTTTATAAAAAAAGGATTAACTCCTACCTGACATAGAAGTTAATCCATAGATATGTTATTTGATTTGATCTAAGGCTTGTTTCAAATCGGCAATGATATCATCAACATTTTCCAATCCAACTGACAATCTAACCATACCATCTGTAATACCTGCATTTAATCTTTCTTCTTGTGTATATGGTGAGTGTGTCATTGAAGCTGGATGTTGAATTAATGTTTCACAATCTCCTAAAGATACGGCTAATGTACAAAGTTTAACGCTATTCATCAATTTCTTACCTGCTTCTAAGCCACCTTTTAATTCAAATGACATCATAGCACCAGGTAATTTCATTTGTTTTTTAGCAACTTCATAAGCACCAAAACTCTTTAATCCTGGATATTGAATAGAAGCTATCTTAGGATGTTTTTCTAAGAATTCAGCAACTTTCATAGCATTGTAGCAGTGTCTTTCCATTCTTATTTCCAATGTCTTTAATCCTCTATTTATTAAATAAGCATTAAATGGTGCAAGAACAGATCCAGTAAAGTCTTTAACCCCCACTAATCTTGCTTTGTCAACAAGATCTTTTCTTGAAATTACGAAACCTGCTATTACATCTCCGTGACCATTTAAGTATTTTGTTGCTGAGTGAACAACCATATCAGCACCTAAAGATAATGGTTTTTGAATGTATGGTGAACAATAAGTATTGTCAACAATTACAATACAGTCTTTATTGTAATCATGTACTATTTTTGCAACTTTTTCTATATCTATTATTGTCATATTAGGATTTGCTGGTGTTTCAAGATAAACAATCTTAGTATTCTTCTTTAATGACTTCTTAACTAAGTCTAAATCAGTCATATCAATGAAATCAACATCAATTCCAAATTTTGTAATACCATGGTTTAAATAAGCAAATGTACAACCATATAGAGTTTTAGCAGCAAGGATGTGATCTCCTTTTTCAATGTTAGTCCAAATAGCACTTGTTATTGCACCCATACCAGATGCAGTTGCAAGAGCAGCTTCTCCACCTTCAAGCATAGCAACCTTTGCTTCTATTTCAGCACATGATGGATTTCCAAGTCTTGAATATATATATCCGTCTTCTTCAAGAGCAAATCTTCTACCACCTTGTTCAGCACTATCAAATATAAATGTAGATGTTTGATATATTGGAGTTGCTAAAGCTCCAAAAGTGTTTTTCATATGACCTGCATGTATTGCTTGTGTAGCAAAACCCATTTTTTTCATTTCTTCATTACTATTCATAATTTTAATCCTCCTTAACCTTATCTAATTCGAAATCCCATTCTTTTTTTGTAGTTGTATATGGGATATAGATAGATATTATAGCAAATATTGCTAATATAAATTGATACCAGAAATATGGTATTATATCAAATGGACTCAAAAGTCCTTTAGTTAAACTAGCAGCTATTAATACTTGTGCACCATAAGGAATTAAACCTTGAAATACACAAGAAAAAGTATCAAGTAGAGAAGCTGATCTTCTAGGGTCTACTTTGTATTCTTTAGAAATTTCTTTTGCAACAGGACCAGCTATAATTATAGCAACAGTATTATTAGCTACTGCAATATCTAATATTGAAATCAATACACAAATTCCAAGTTCTGCTGACTTTTTACCTTTTAAAAGTTTTTTTGCTTTTTGAATTATCCATTCTATTCCTCCAGCTTTTGTAACCAGATATGCAAGACCTCCAGTCAATAGAGATAATAGGAATATTTCAAACATTCCATTGAAACCTTCATAAATTTTTTGTGTATATTTTAATAATGTAAATGACTTTGTGGCAAGTCCAATAGCACCTGAAAATAAGATACCTATTGTTAATGTTGTGAAGACATTAAGACCAAATAAAGCTAATACTAATACTAAAATATATGGAACAACTTTAATTATTGTAAATGATAAATTTGTAGTATCTACGACTTTAGCTGGAGTTACACAAAATAACAAAATCAAAAAAGTAATAATAGCAGCTGGTAATGCTATTTTAAAATTCATTCTGAATTTATCACGCATTTCAACATGTTGTGTTCTAGTTGCTGCGATAGTTGTATCTGAAATAACAGATAAATTATCTCCAAACATTGCACCACCAACTAAAGATCCTATCATTAATGCTAGACTTATACCTGACTTTTCTGCTAAACCAACTGCAAGTGGACCAACAGTAACTATTGTTCCAACAGATGTACCAGTTGAAAGAGATATAAATGCTCCCATTAAGAAAATACCAGCTACTAAATATTTAGAAGGAATTATGCTCATACCTAAATTAACCGTTGATTCGATACTTCCACTAGCAGCGGCAACACTAGCAAAGGCTCCAGCTAGAATATATATTAAGCACATTATGATAATATTTTCATCACCACAACCTTTAACAAGATTATCAAATTTTTCATTCATGCTTCCTTTAAAAAGAATAAAAGCAGAGATTATTCCAATAATTACAAATATTGGAGAATTTACAGCATAAAAACCTAATTCATGCCCTGTATATGTTAAATAAAATCCAGTAAATAAGTACAGTCCGATGAATATTAAAAATGGAATTAATGCTTTAGCACTTGGTTTTGGCTTAGAATCCATGTTGTTCACCTTCCTCTTGGAATATTTAATTGTTATTTCAATATATTATAACTTGATAAATTTAATATAATAGTATTCTTTTTTATAATAACATAGTTTGTTTTAGTTATTTAAAAAATCTAAAGCGACTTTTGCATAAATTGCACTACCCATTTCTAGTGCATCTTCATCCATATTAAATTTTGAATGATGTTGAGGATACTTACAATCTTTTTCTTCATTTCTAATACCTACAAAGGCAAGAACTCCTTTAACTTTATTGCAATATGCTGAAAAATCTTCAGCAGTAGGTCTTTTTGCAAGATGGAACAAACAATCCTTACCGAATAAATCAATTGCACTCTTTTGTGCTATTTTTGTATATTCACTATCATTAATTACTGGTGCAGGATAGAAGAAATATTCCATTTCATATTTTGCATTATAAGCTAGAGTAATTCCTTTTAGTATTCTTTCAATTTTTTTAGGAACTTCTTTTCTTAATACTGGACTATAACATCTAACTGTTCCTTCAAGCATAGCATAGTCTGGAATTATATTAGCTCCAGTTCCTGAATTAAGTAAACCAACAGTTACTACAACTGAATCATTAGGATCTATTTCACGACTTACTATAGTTTGTATACTTTGTGTAAAAGCTGCAGCAATCGGAGTTGGATCTATACATTGATAAGGCATAGAACCATGTCCACCTCGACCTAAGATTTTAATTTTGAAATTATCAGCACTAGCCATTCTAGGTCCTTCTTCAATAGAAACTTTTCCTACTGGTACATCTGCCCAAAGATGTATAGCAAAGGCACTATCAACACCATCTAAGACACCTTCTTCTATCATCTTATCAGCACCTTGACCAACTTCTTCAGCAGGTTGAAATATACATCTAACTGTACCATGAATTGAATCTCTCATATCATTTAATATTTTGATAGCACCTAATAGTTGTGCCATATGACCATCATGACCACAAGCGTGCATTTTACCTTGATTTTTAGATTTATATTCTATATCACGAGTTTCTTGAACTGGCAAACAATCCATATCAGCTCTTAAAAGTACACATTTTCCAGGTTTATTACCTTTTATATCAATTACTAAACCTGTACCAGCCATTTTTTTGTATTTCAAATTCATTTTATCTAATTCTCTTGTTAAAACCTTGTTAGCTTCAAATTCTTCAAAAGCTAAACCTGGGCAAGCATGTAATTCTCTTCTAATGTTAATTACATAGTCTTTGTATTTTTTACTAAGTTCTTTTACATCCATTTTATATACACTCCTTTTTTTATGCTGGACCATAAGATATTTTTACTGCGATTGTTAAGAATATTGCAGATGAAATTGCTAATAAAAGTATAAGAGGGAATACAAATTTATACCATTTTGATAAAGGAATTTTACCATATGATAAGAATAACAAAAGTCCCCCATATGTGAACCAAACTATATTTGATAAACCATCACCAAATTGATAAGCTAATATCATAGTTTGACGAGTTAGACCTATCAATTCAGATAAAGGCATAAGTATAGGCATCAATGCCATAGCTTTACCAGAACCAGATGGTACAAGACCATTTAAGAACGATACGACTATAAATACGGCTATTGCTGTTGCTACTGAAGGTAAACCTTGTAACATTCTAGACATTCCATAAATTATTGGGTCAATAATTTTTCCTTGTTCTAATGCCCATTGTACACCTCTTGCAACACCAACTATCATCGCACCATTGAATGCACCTTTACAACCAACTAAAAAACTATCTGCTATATCAGAAGCACTCATTTTATTTATAAGACCTGCAATTATTCCACTTAATATAAATACAGCAGTCATATCAATGATGTTCCATTTTAATTTAAGCATTCCATATACTGAAATTATAAAAGTTAATCCTAAAATAATTAATGATATTTTATGAATAGAAGTAAATGGTTCATTTTTTGAAATATTTACTTTCAAATCAGTTGTATCAATATCTTTCATATAACTCTTTTCAGGATTTTTTCTTATTCGTTGAGCATACCAAAGTATATATATCAATGTTATTGGTATATAAATGAAATATATTATAAGTCTCAAACCTAATCCTGAAAAAATAGGTAATTGTGATATTTGATCTGCAATTCCTACAGTGTAGATATTAGTAGGACCAACCATAAATCCGACCATAAGACCTAATACTAATACTGAAACTCCAACGATAGTATCATATCCTAGTGCTAATAGAATAGGTATAACTAAAGGAGCAAATGGAATACAAACTTCTATCCATCCTAAAAATCCACCTAAAATAGCAAATACGATAAATAATACAGCGATTACTAAAGGACCACCTTTTGTTCCTACTGAATTAACTAACTTATTAATTCCAGCATTTATTGTCCCAGATTTATTATATATTTCTATAGATCCACCAACTAAAAGTATTAAAACAACCATATTAGAAGCACCCATTATACCATAAGGGATTGCTTTAAAAATTGCTAATGGAGATAAAAAATTTTTTGGAATATTGTGATAACTATTTGCAACTACAATAGTTCTTCCGTTAATGATTTGTCTTTGAAATTCACCAGGAGTAACTACATACGATGCTAGAATACATAAAACTATAACGAAAAACAACAACACAAAAGCATTAAGTTTTATTTTTTTCATATATCTTCTCCTTTCGTAGAATATTATTTAGCAATATATTATAACTTGATTTTACTATGTGAAATTATTCTTTTTTTTTATATATAACAATAACAAAAAAATTTTTTTGATAATAAAAAAAACAAGTTACAATTATAATATAAGAATATTTGGGGGATATTTTTATGACTATTAAACAATTGAGGTATTTATTAGAAATAGAAAAGCAAGGTTCAATTAATAAGGCTTCGAAAAGTTTATTTGTAACTCAACCGAGTATAACGAAAGTTATAAAATCATTGGAAGATGAATTGGGAGTTAAGGTATTTTTTAGAAATGTAAAAAATAAACAAGTAGTGTTTACTTTGGAAGGAAAAGAATTATTGGAGTATGCTAGATCATTGACAGAACAATTTCAAATTATCGAAAATTCTTTAAAAAATATAAAAGTAAAATTTTGTATTTCATCGCAACATTACTCATTTGTTATAGAAGCTTTTGTTAAAGAAATTGCTAAAAATAAAGATGAAGGGTTTGAATATACTCTCATAGAGGGTAAAATACAAAATGTAGTTGAAGATGTTATAAGCATGAAAAGTTCAATAGGTTTAATAACCTTATATGACGATGTAAGTTGCTTAGCTAAAAAAAGTTTGGAAGATAAGGGTATTTCATTTAATTCGATAAAAAAAGTTATACCACATATTTTCATTAGAAAAAAACATCCATTAGCTTCTAAAGAAGTTATTACTTTAAAAGATTTAGAAGAATATCCTATTGTTCTATTTGATCAAGAAATTAATGCATTAAATTTCTGCAATTATACAAAAAATAATATGAATTGCAAGAAAGTAATAAAGGTAACAGATAGGGATACTATTTATACAATTATTAAAAATACAAATGCATATAATATAGGTACAGGAATAGTAAATAAGGAAATAGATGGAGATATTATTGTTAAACCATTGAAAGGGGAAATACCATCGATGGATATAGGATATTTGAAGCTTAAATCTCTTAAATTAAACAAAGAGATACAACATTTCATATCAGTAGTAACGAAATTAATTAACAAATATACAGTTTAAAAGTAAAAGCTGATCTCATAATGAAAGGGGTCAGTTTTTAATTTTCAATTTTTGAAAATTGTTTTCAAAAAAACATATATTTATTGAAAATGAAGATATAATAATCGTGAAAGGAGAAGAGTTATGGTAGATTTGAATAGCTTATCAACAGAAAAAAATAATAGAAATAGCAAGAATATAGAGCTTATGTCAACTTTTGAAATATTAAAAAAAATAAATGAAGAAGATAAGAAAGTTGCCTTTTGTGTAGAAAAAGTTGTGGATAAGATAGGACTATTAATTGACGGAATACTCTCAAAATATACTGATAAAACAAGAATAATATACATAGGATCAGGAACATCAGGAAGATTAGGTATTTTAGATGCTTCTGAATGTCCACCAACTTATGGTGTAGATTATGATAAATTTAAAGGTTTAATTTCGGGAGGAAATACTGCAATATTTAAAGCAATTGAAAATGCAGAAGATAATTATGAATTAGGAGAGCAGGATTTAAAAGCTATTAATTTAACAAAAAATGATGTTGTTATTGGTTTGACAGCATCAGGAAGAACTCCTTATGTTATTGGAGCTATTAAATATGCCAATTCTATTGGGGCTTTAACAGGGAGTATAACA
Above is a genomic segment from Sneathia sanguinegens containing:
- a CDS encoding amidohydrolase, with amino-acid sequence MDVKELSKKYKDYVINIRRELHACPGLAFEEFEANKVLTRELDKMNLKYKKMAGTGLVIDIKGNKPGKCVLLRADMDCLPVQETRDIEYKSKNQGKMHACGHDGHMAQLLGAIKILNDMRDSIHGTVRCIFQPAEEVGQGADKMIEEGVLDGVDSAFAIHLWADVPVGKVSIEEGPRMASADNFKIKILGRGGHGSMPYQCIDPTPIAAAFTQSIQTIVSREIDPNDSVVVTVGLLNSGTGANIIPDYAMLEGTVRCYSPVLRKEVPKKIERILKGITLAYNAKYEMEYFFYPAPVINDSEYTKIAQKSAIDLFGKDCLFHLAKRPTAEDFSAYCNKVKGVLAFVGIRNEEKDCKYPQHHSKFNMDEDALEMGSAIYAKVALDFLNN
- a CDS encoding YfcC family protein, which codes for MKKIKLNAFVLLFFVIVLCILASYVVTPGEFQRQIINGRTIVVANSYHNIPKNFLSPLAIFKAIPYGIMGASNMVVLILLVGGSIEIYNKSGTINAGINKLVNSVGTKGGPLVIAVLFIVFAILGGFLGWIEVCIPFAPLVIPILLALGYDTIVGVSVLVLGLMVGFMVGPTNIYTVGIADQISQLPIFSGLGLRLIIYFIYIPITLIYILWYAQRIRKNPEKSYMKDIDTTDLKVNISKNEPFTSIHKISLIILGLTFIISVYGMLKLKWNIIDMTAVFILSGIIAGLINKMSASDIADSFLVGCKGAFNGAMIVGVARGVQWALEQGKIIDPIIYGMSRMLQGLPSVATAIAVFIVVSFLNGLVPSGSGKAMALMPILMPLSELIGLTRQTMILAYQFGDGLSNIVWFTYGGLLLFLSYGKIPLSKWYKFVFPLILLLAISSAIFLTIAVKISYGPA
- a CDS encoding Na+/H+ antiporter NhaC family protein codes for the protein MDSKPKPSAKALIPFLIFIGLYLFTGFYLTYTGHELGFYAVNSPIFVIIGIISAFILFKGSMNEKFDNLVKGCGDENIIIMCLIYILAGAFASVAAASGSIESTVNLGMSIIPSKYLVAGIFLMGAFISLSTGTSVGTIVTVGPLAVGLAEKSGISLALMIGSLVGGAMFGDNLSVISDTTIAATRTQHVEMRDKFRMNFKIALPAAIITFLILLFCVTPAKVVDTTNLSFTIIKVVPYILVLVLALFGLNVFTTLTIGILFSGAIGLATKSFTLLKYTQKIYEGFNGMFEIFLLSLLTGGLAYLVTKAGGIEWIIQKAKKLLKGKKSAELGICVLISILDIAVANNTVAIIIAGPVAKEISKEYKVDPRRSASLLDTFSCVFQGLIPYGAQVLIAASLTKGLLSPFDIIPYFWYQFILAIFAIISIYIPYTTTKKEWDFELDKVKED
- the megL gene encoding methionine gamma-lyase, yielding MNSNEEMKKMGFATQAIHAGHMKNTFGALATPIYQTSTFIFDSAEQGGRRFALEEDGYIYSRLGNPSCAEIEAKVAMLEGGEAALATASGMGAITSAIWTNIEKGDHILAAKTLYGCTFAYLNHGITKFGIDVDFIDMTDLDLVKKSLKKNTKIVYLETPANPNMTIIDIEKVAKIVHDYNKDCIVIVDNTYCSPYIQKPLSLGADMVVHSATKYLNGHGDVIAGFVISRKDLVDKARLVGVKDFTGSVLAPFNAYLINRGLKTLEIRMERHCYNAMKVAEFLEKHPKIASIQYPGLKSFGAYEVAKKQMKLPGAMMSFELKGGLEAGKKLMNSVKLCTLAVSLGDCETLIQHPASMTHSPYTQEERLNAGITDGMVRLSVGLENVDDIIADLKQALDQIK
- a CDS encoding extracellular solute-binding protein gives rise to the protein MKKIFKILLGVLTIFTLFACGKQNSNVVNIYTWTYFIPEEIIENFEKETGIKVNISYYDNNDTLLTKLFTGSTQYDIISPSTDYVDILVKKGLLEKLDKNKLGKTFENLDTDRLKLYEFAKGYDEGLNYSIPYGYFATGINVNTKVLGKDFPHDLSIFLNEKYKGSMTMLDDGREVIGMVLQNLGYPSNSKDDKQLNEVKDLLIKYKKNLAKFDSTTFGKGLASGEFVVCHGYPDVFYETSEEEQKNFVYFLPKGAMMYIDSMSILKKAPNKDNAYKFLEYLYRPENYVKVAERFRQIPVIKGVEQKAKIKPIITAEEVVKNAKLPMSLDEEAKEKQDRIWNEVKLAK
- a CDS encoding LysR family transcriptional regulator yields the protein MTIKQLRYLLEIEKQGSINKASKSLFVTQPSITKVIKSLEDELGVKVFFRNVKNKQVVFTLEGKELLEYARSLTEQFQIIENSLKNIKVKFCISSQHYSFVIEAFVKEIAKNKDEGFEYTLIEGKIQNVVEDVISMKSSIGLITLYDDVSCLAKKSLEDKGISFNSIKKVIPHIFIRKKHPLASKEVITLKDLEEYPIVLFDQEINALNFCNYTKNNMNCKKVIKVTDRDTIYTIIKNTNAYNIGTGIVNKEIDGDIIVKPLKGEIPSMDIGYLKLKSLKLNKEIQHFISVVTKLINKYTV
- the murQ gene encoding N-acetylmuramic acid 6-phosphate etherase, with the protein product MVDLNSLSTEKNNRNSKNIELMSTFEILKKINEEDKKVAFCVEKVVDKIGLLIDGILSKYTDKTRIIYIGSGTSGRLGILDASECPPTYGVDYDKFKGLISGGNTAIFKAIENAEDNYELGEQDLKAINLTKNDVVIGLTASGRTPYVIGAIKYANSIGALTGSITCSENSELSKISEYPIEVIVGAEIVTGSTRMKAGTAQKMILNMISSTIMIKQGKVYSGYMVDVKTSNEKLIERAKRIIQNTTGCDYETADKYLKLADLETKLAIVMYLTKMDKKSAIEELKRYDDNIARVIHEFTDKN